In Lotus japonicus ecotype B-129 chromosome 5, LjGifu_v1.2, one genomic interval encodes:
- the LOC130717722 gene encoding pentatricopeptide repeat-containing protein At3g59040 encodes MCSLISKTHCHFGQLSLPPLHKGKLEYGIVTVKMRRRRLEVVCKGMLTPRKFMQRRRKNTVFKDAADEAEKKNWWKLMEQIDQAGSAVSVLSDEKLKNQTIPKDLVIGTLVRFKQLKKWNLVIEILEWLRNQSWWDFGKMDFIMLITGYGKLGDFNGAEKVLALMNKNGYPPNVVSQTSLMEAYGKGGRYNNAEAIFRRMQKFGPEPSAVTYQLILKTFVQGDKFKEAEEVFETLLDDEKSPLKPDQKMFNMMIYMYKKAGSYDKARKTFALMAERGIEQSTVTYNSLMSFETNYKEVSNIYDQMQRADLRPDVVSYALLINAYGKARREEEALAVFEEMLDAGVRPTRKAYNILLDAFSISGMVEQARTVFKSMRRDRFMPDLCSYTTMLSAYVNAPDMEGAEKFFKRLIQDGLEPNVVTYGALIKGYAKANDLEKVAEKYEEMLGRDIKPNQTILTTIMDAHGKNGDFGSAVHWFKEMESTGFPPDQKAKNVLLSLATTDEEKDEANELVGQHFIENNNLPKVNGAARFDDDDDDDDGGDDAEQNNDEDFDVQLDSAYDEEFQVV; translated from the exons ATGTGCAGTCTCATTTCCAAGACACACTGCCATTTTGGACAGCTTTCGTTGCCACCACTGCACAAAGG GAAATTGGAATATGGAATTGTGACGGTGAAGATGCGAAGGAGGAGATTGGAGGTGGTGTGTAAGGGTATGTTGACACCCAGGAAGTTCATGCAGAGGAGGAGGAAAAACACTGTATTCAAGGATGCTGCAGATGAAGCTGAGAAGAAGAATTGGTGGAAACTCATGGAACAAATTGACCAAGCAGGTTCTGCTGTTTCAGTTCTCTCTGATGAGAAGTTGAAAAACCAGACTATTCCTAAAGACCTTGTTATTGGTACCTTGGTTAGATTTAAACAGCTCAAAAAGTGGAACCTTGTCATTGAG ATTCTGGAATGGCTTCGGAATCAAAGCTGGTGGGATTTTGGTAAGATGGATTTCATAATGCTTATCACTGGTTATGGAAAGCTGGGAGACTTCAATGGTGCTGAGAAGGTCTTAGCCTTGATGAATAAGAATGGTTATCCACCGAATGTGGTGTCTCAGACTTCACTCATGGAAGCATATGGAAAAGGAGGCAGATATAATAATGCTGAAGCGATATTTCGCAGGATGCAGAAATTTGGCCCTGAACCTTCGGCTGTAACTTATCAGTTAATACTTAAAACATTTGTTCAG GGAGATAAGTTTAAGGAAGCTGAAGAAGTGTTTGAGACTCTACTGGATGACGAAAAGTCACCTTTGAAACCAGACCAAAAGATGTTTAACATGATGATTTATATGTATAAGAAGGCTGGAAGTTATGATAAGGCTCGCAAGACATTTGCACTGATGGCTGAACGAGGAATCGAACAATCTACAGTTACATATAATAGCTTGATGTCATTTGAAACAAATTACAAGGAAGTTTCAAACATATATGATCAG atgcaaaGAGCTGATCTCAGACCGGACGTTGTGAGCTATGCCTTACTCATTAATGCTTATGGGAAGGCCAGGAGGGAGGAAGAAGCATTAGCTGTATTTGAAGAAATGCTTGATGCCGGTGTCAG ACCAACTCGGAAGGCTTACAATATTTTACTTGATGCATTTTCTATATCGGGAATGGTAGAGCAGGCTCGGACTGTGTTTAAAAGCATGAGAAGGGATAG ATTCATGCCAGATCTATGCTCATACACTACCATGTTATCAGCTTATGTCAATGCACCTGACATGGAGGGTGCTGAGAAGTTTTTCAAAAGATTGATACAAGATGGTTTAGAGCCTAATGTGGTCACTTATGGAGCCTTAATTAAAGGATATGCTAAGGCAAACGATCTTGAAAAGGTTGCGGAGAAGTATGAGGAAATGCTTGGGCGTGATATCAAGCCCAATCAGACAATTTTAACCACCATCATGGATGCACATGGAAAAAATGGAGACTTTGGCAGTGCTGTTCATTGGTTCAAGGAAATGGAATCAACTGGGTTTCCTCCTGATCAGAAAGCCAAAAACGTCCTTCTATCTTTGGCAACaacagatgaagaaaaagaCGAGGCAAATGAACTTGTGGGGCAACATTTCATTGAGAATAACAATTTACCTAAAGTTAATGGTGCTGCTagatttgatgatgatgatgatgacgacgACGGCGGTGATGATGCAGAACAAAATAATGATGAAGATTTTGATGTCCAGCTAGACAGTGCTTATGATGAAGAATTTCAAGTCGTCTAA
- the LOC130718670 gene encoding sugar transport protein 10, which translates to MAGGAYVDSGKAKEFDGKVTAFVLVTCFVAAMGGLLFGYDLGITGGVTSMEPFLVKFFPGVYKQMKDESGHESEYCKFDNELLTLFTSSLYLAALIASFFASTTTRMLGRKTSMFAGGLFFLVGALLNGFAVNIEMLIIGRLLLGFGVGYCNQSVPVYLSEMAPAKIRGALNMCFQMMITIGILVANLINYWTSKLDNGWRISLGVGAVPAVLLCVGSLFLGDTPNSLIERGQKEQARTMLQKIRGIENVDEEFHDLIDASEASKKVEHPWKNITKPVYKPQMVFCSLIPFFQQLTGINVIMFYAPVLFKTLGFGDDAALMSAVISGGVNVLATFVSIFSVDKFGRRLLFLEGGVQMLISQIAVGTMIALKFGVSGEGSFTKGEANLLLFFICAYVAAFAWSWGPLGWLVPSEICSLEVRSAGQALNVAVNMLFTFAIAQIFLSMLCHLKFGLFFFFAGFVVIMTIFVALFLPETKGVPIEEMNSVWRSHWFWSKIVPAADNNDNRKNTIEN; encoded by the exons atGGCGGGCGGAGCTTATGTTGATTCAGGAAAGGCAAAGGAATTTGATGGCAAGGTCACCGCATTCGTGCTTGTGACATGCTTCGTGGCGGCCATGGGAGGACTCCTCTTCGGATACGATCTTGGTATCACAGGAGGAGTGACTTCCATGGAGCCATTCTTAGTCAAATTCTTCCCGGGTGTTTACAAACAAATGAAAGATGAATCCGGCCATGAAAGTGAATATTGCAAAtttgacaatgagctcctcacTTTGTTCACCTCTTCCTTGTACCTTGCTGCATTGATAGCTTCTTTCTTTGCATCCACAACCACAAGGATGCTTGGACGCAAGACCTCCATGTTTGCTGGTGGCTTGTTTTTCCTTGTTGGTGCATTGTTGAATGGTTTTGCCGTCAACATTGAGATGCTTATCATTGGTCGTCTGTTGCTTGGTTTTGGTGTCGGGTACTGTAATCAG TCTGTGCCAGTGTACTTGTCTGAAATGGCACCAGCCAAGATCAGAGGTGCACTCAACATGTGCTTCCAAATGATGATCACCATTGGAATCCTAGTTGCAAACTTGATCAACTACTGGACATCAAAGCTTGACAATGGATGGAGAATCTCTTTGGGTGTTGGAGCTGTTCCAGCAGTGTTGCTATGTGTGGGATCACTTTTCTTGGGTGACACACCTAACTCCTTGATTGAAAGAGGCCAGAAGGAACAAGCAAGGACAATGTTGCAGAAGATTCGCGGAATTGAGAACGTCGACGAGGAGTTCCATGACCTCATTGATGCTAGTGAGGCATCCAAGAAGGTGGAACACCCATGGAAGAACATCACAAAGCCAGTTTACAAGCCTCAGATGGTTTTCTGCTCTTTGATCCCATTCTTCCAGCAACTCACCGGTATCAATGTCATCATGTTCTACGCCCCTGTCCTCTTCAAGACTCTTGGTTTTGGTGATGATGCTGCTCTCATGTCTGCTGTTATCTCTGGAGGTGTTAATGTGCTTGCCACATTTGTTTCCATCTTCTCAGTTGACAAGTTCGGAAGGAGGCTCTTGTTCCTTGAAGGTGGTGTCCAAATGTTGATTTCCCAG ATTGCTGTTGGAACCATGATTGCTTTGAAGTTTGGAGTGAGTGGTGAAGGATCATTCACCAAGGGAGAAGCCAACcttctcttgttcttcatttGTGCATATGTTGCAGCCTTTGCCTGGTCATGGGGTCCATTGGGATGGTTGGTGCCTAGTGAAATCTGCTCTCTCGAGGTTCGATCTGCTGGTCAAGCCCTCAATGTTGCTGTTAACATGTTGTTCACCTTCGCCATTGCTCAGATTTTCCTCTCCATGCTCTGCCACTTGAAATTtggactcttcttcttctttgctgGGTTTGTGGTCATCATGACCATCTTTGTTGCATTGTTTTTGCCTGAGACCAAGGGAGTCCCAATTGAAGAGATGAACAGTGTGTGGAGGTCACATTGGTTCTGGTCAAAGATTGTTCCTGCAGCTGACAACAATGATAACCGCAAGAACACCATCGAAAACTGA
- the LOC130717439 gene encoding E3 ubiquitin-protein ligase RING1-like → MSSGSGGIKPFFCHVCSRRFTCSDDDSEPFCPICLEGFVEELPPNNPNPNPNVALHFGSDSSSDSDFPFHPLSLFPLLLSSAVDFQNPHSGTRPESDMFDPILFLQNHLQGLRADGANVQFEVDHPGEPGLRLPANLGDYFLGPGLEQLIQQLAENDPNRYGTPPASKDAIEKLPTVTVDDELLSSELNQCAVCQDEFEKGTQVKQMPCKHVYHDECLLPWLQLHNSCPVCRYELPTDDADYENRSQGDGGDGSGSVGEGGSGGSGGGGGGNRPVHRTFRISLRYPFGGGGGDSAQDSGERGWGNRQEGLD, encoded by the coding sequence ATGTCTTCCGGCAGCGGCGGAATTAAGCCGTTCTTCTGCCACGTGTGCAGTCGGAGATTCACCTGCTCCGACGATGACTCCGAGCCTTTCTGCCCGATCTGCCTCGAAGGTTTTGTCGAAGAATTGCCGCCAAATAATCCCAACCCTAACCCTAACGTCGCATTGCATTTCGGCTCCGACTCTTCCTCCGATTCCGATTTCCCCTTCCATCCTCTCTCCCTTTTCCCTCTCTTGTTGTCCTCCGCCGTCGACTTCCAGAACCCTCACTCCGGTACCCGACCCGAATCGGACATGTTCGACCCGATTCTCTTTCTCCAGAACCACCTCCAAGGCCTTCGCGCTGACGGAGCCAACGTTCAGTTCGAGGTTGACCACCCTGGCGAACCCGGGCTTCGCCTCCCTGCCAACCTCGGCGATTACTTTCTTGGCCCCGGGTTGGAGCAGTTGATCCAGCAGCTCGCCGAGAATGATCCGAACCGTTACGGGACGCCGCCGGCGTCGAAGGACGCCATTGAGAAGCTGCCGACTGTGACCGTGGATGATGAGCTGCTGAGCTCGGAGCTGAACCAGTGTGCGGTTTGTCAGGACGAGTTTGAGAAGGGTACGCAGGTGAAGCAGATGCCTTGCAAGCATGTGTACCATGATGAGTGCTTGCTCCCCTGGCTTCAGTTGCACAATTCTTGCCCTGTGTGTCGGTATGAGTTGCCCACTGACGATGCTGATTATGAGAATCGGTCACAGGGGGACGGTGGTGATGGGTCTGGGTCTGTTGGTGAGGGTGgtagtggtggcagtggtggcggtggaggggGAAATAGACCTGTTCACAGGACTTTCAGAATATCTTTGCGGTATCCttttggtggaggtggaggtgactCTGCTCAGGACAGTGGTGAAAGAGGATGGGGAAATAGGCAGGAGGGTTTGGATTGA
- the LOC130717723 gene encoding thioredoxin X, chloroplastic yields MDTVISSSASILPAVPVRTVASISSSSSLLPLAQWPTTTQRLLSTGRRRTTTTRSRNYSSAVPQFTVTCGAAVVEINESQFKDTVLKATRPVLVEFIATWCGPCRLVTPAMESLAQEYGDRLTVVKIDHDANPGLVKEYKVYGLPTLILFKNGEEVPQSRREGAITKVKLREYLDALLESVSSIP; encoded by the exons ATGGACACTGTTATCTCCAGTTCAGCATCTATTCTCCCTGCGGTTCCGGTGCGTACAGTTGCTTCcatctcttcatcttcatctctacttCCTCTGGCTCAATGGCCCACCACAACACAGAGGCTCCTCTCCactggaagaagaagaacaacaacaacgagGTCCCGGAACTATTCTTCTGCGGTTCCTCAATTTACAGTGACTTGCGGTGCGGCTGTGGTGGAGATCAACGAGAGCCAGTTCAAAGACACCGTGTTGAAGGCTACCCGTCCGGTTCTGGTTGAGTTCATCGCTACTTGGTGCGGACCTTGCCGTTTGGTCACTCCTGCTATGGAATCCCTAGCTCAG GAATATGGAGACAGATTAACAGTTGTGAAGATTGATCATGATGCCAACCCAGGGCTAGTTAAAGAGTATAAAGTTTATGGACTGCCAACCTTGATACTCTTCAAGAACGGCGAGGAAGTTCCACAAAGCAGAAGGGAAGGTGCAATTACAAAAGTGAAACTTAGGGAGTATTTGGATGCTTTATTGGAATCGGTATCATCAATTCCATAG